The following coding sequences lie in one Lolium perenne isolate Kyuss_39 chromosome 2, Kyuss_2.0, whole genome shotgun sequence genomic window:
- the LOC127333359 gene encoding protein FLX-like 1: MAGRHRNPLPSSFSRGGGDGGGNHPHPPPLHHPHHHLPPHHLDEFRDPPPRLPPHHLDDFRDPRRLPPAHPDNFREHPPLPRHHFEGHGAAPLPPASHMAAALEERIGVEIEEAHVLLEQNQRLAATHVALVQEVSAVRHDLGHTARAIGAAQQEGDLRIREAYERLMKMETELRAVEEMRAELAHVRMDIQQLDAARQELLGQIQGYTQDLARSAVELQQVAAVKAETQELRHETQHLRSGIELEKKGYAESYEQGQEMQKKLVSVASEVEKLRAEVANAEKRSRAAVSVGNQGYVGSYGNPTANYPVNPYNAGYNMNQANAADSGSQYGAAPTHSSWGVYDMQRAPGRR; the protein is encoded by the exons ATGGCCGGTCGTCACCGTAACCCGCTGCCCTCCTCCTTCTCccgaggcggaggcgacggcggcgggaACCACCCGCACCCTCCTCCGCTTcaccacccccaccaccacctcccgCCTCACCACCTCGACGAATTCCGGGACCCGCCGCCGCGCCTGCCCCCGCACCACCTCGATGACTTCCGAGACCCGCGCCGCCTGCCCCCTGCCCACCCCGACAACTTCCGCGAGCATCCTCCGCTCCCGCGCCACCACTTCGAGGGCCACGGTGCCGCCCCCCTGCCCCCCGCCTCTCACATGGCCGCGGCGCTCGAGGAGCGCATCGGCGTGGAGATCGAGGAGGCGCACGTTCTGCTCGAGCAGAACCAGCGCCTCGCTGCCACGCACGTCGCGCTCGTGCAGGAGGTCTCTGCCGTGCGGCACGACCTTGGCCACACTGCTCGCGCCATCGGCGCAGCCCAGCAAGAGGGAGATCTACGTATTCGCGAG GCCTATGAGAGGTTAATGAAAATGGAAACAGAGCTCCGAGCAGTAGAGGAGATGAGAGCGGAGCTTGCGCATGTTCGTATGGACATTCAACAGCTGGATGCAGCAAGGCAGGAACTCCTGGGTCAGATCCAGGGGTACACACAAGATTTGGCTCGTTCAGCAGTGGAGTTGCAGCAGGTGGCTGCAGTGAAAGCTGAGACCCAAGAACTCAGGCATGAAACACAGCATTTAAG ATCTGGTATCGAGCTTGAGAAGAAAGGATATGCAGAGAGTTATGAGCAAGGACAAGAAATGCAGAAGAAATTGGTTTCAGTTGCTTCTGAAGTGGAGAAACTACGTGCCGAGGTTGCTAATGCCGAGAAGAGGTCACGAGCTGCTGTGTCTGTAGGAAATCAAG GTTATGTTGGAAGCTATGGAAATCCTACTGCCAATTACCCTGTAAATCCTTACAATGCTGGATACAACATGAATCAA GCAAACGCTGCTGATTCTGGTTCCCAGTATGGAGCTGCTCCAACACACAGTTCCTGGGGCGTCTACGATATGCAAAGAGCTCCTGGACGGAGATGA
- the LOC127333360 gene encoding protein LURP-one-related 7, with the protein MDQTEAAVAAVPPPVPTAAPVVPVDLTVIKKRLGGGGDMAVHDSSGSLAFRVTAADAGGRGRALLDASCSTLVTARSSEGGVWQAFRGVSSEQKDIIFSAKVMSASSKRKEVHVLVPPRSSFEDPKPSYILVGNPFQRACTVINGNSIVAQANLPYKLNKPVYSRRKFRVTIYPGNDNILIMAMIMTFLVQK; encoded by the exons ATGGACCAGACAGAAGCTGCGGTCGCCGCTGTCCCGCCGCCGGTGCCCACGGCGGCCCCCGTCGTCCCGGTCGATCTCACGGTCATCAAGAAACgcctcggtggcggcggcgacatggCGGTGCACGACTCATCTGGCAGCCTCGCGTTCCGCGTCACGGCGGCGGACGCTGGTGGGAGAGGCAGGGCGCTCCTCGACGCCTCCTGCAGCACCCTGGTCACCGCGAGGAGCAGCGAG GGTGGTGTGTGGCAAGCATTCAGAGGAGTTAGTTCGGAACAGAAAGACATAATTTTTTCTGCAAAGGTAATGTCCGCTTCTTCGAAGCGAAAGGAGGTACATGTCCTTGTACCACCGAGAAGCTCATTCGAAGATCCGAAACCAAGCTATATACTCGTAGGAAATCCATTTCAAAGAGCATGCACAGTTATAAACGGCAACTCCATTGTTGCTCAG GCAAATCTCCCGTACAAATTAAACAAGCCTGTCTATTCAAGACGCAAGTTTAGAGTGACCATTTACCCAGGAAATGATAACATTTTGATCATGGCAATGATTATGACATTCCTTGTACAAAAATAA
- the LOC127333364 gene encoding SH3 domain-containing protein 3, with the protein MEAFRKQANKFKEQVAKQQQAVIKQFSGTGFERSDSVVIDEVELQQHQRLEKLYSSTRSGRDFQKDIVRTAEGLVSIGSKHVEVGTKFSEDCFRYGGENNGDDEALTKAASLYGGALRNVEKEYEDFNRTLCSQTIDPLKAMAACVPLEDARGLAQRYSRMRQEAEILSAEIARRKARVREAPTAENTTKLQHSESRMVELKATMAVLGKEAVAALAAVESQQKRVTLQRLVGMVEAEKLFYLRLASILDDVEAEMSSEKQKRESAPPIIPSHKRAEKAQYFLAEAVHNFNGTTEKELSLIVGDYVVVRQIAPNGWAEGECRGKAGWFPAGYVERRENIPPNKVFPQA; encoded by the exons ATGGAGGCGTTCAGGAAGCAGGCgaacaagttcaaggagcaggtCGCCAAGCAGCAGCAG GCTGTGATAAAGCAATTTAGTGGTACTGGTTTCGAGCGTTCAGATTCTGTTGTAATTGATGAAGTTGAATTACAGCAACATCAACGGCTTGAGAAATTGTACAGTTCTACTCGTTCTGGAAGG GATTTTCAAAAGGACATAGTTCGAACAGCTGAAGGCTTGGTGTCTATTGGAAGCAAGCATGTTGAAGTGG GAACAAAATTTTCTGAGGACTGCTTTAGATATGGAGGTGAAAATAACGGTGATGATGAAGCCCTTACAAAAGCTGCATCACTATATGGGGGTGCTTTGAGAAATGTTGAGAAAGAGTATGAAGATTTCAATAGAACTTTATGTTCTCAG ACCATTGATCCATTGAAGGCGATGGCTGCGTGTGTTCCCCTGGAAGATGCTCGTGGCCTTGCACAACGTTATAGCCGGATGAGACAGGAAGCTGAGATCCTT TCTGCTGAAATTGCTAGAAGGAAGGCACGAGTAAGAGAAGCTCCAACTGCCGAGAACACTACAAAACTTCAACACTCCGAATCTAGAATGGTAGAGCTCAAAGCAACCATGGCTGTGTTAGGAAAGGAGGCTGTTGCTGCACTTGCTGCTGTTGAATCTCAGCAAAAGAGGGTAACTCTTCAGCGCCTGGTTGGCATG GTAGAAGCAGAGAAGTTGTTCTATTTGAGGCTAGCTTCTATACTTGATGATGTTGAAGCTGAG ATGTCATCCgagaagcaaaagagagaatctGCACCTCCTATTATTCCCTCCCATAAGCGTGCCGAGAAGGCCCAGTACTTCCTTGCTGAG GCAGTGCATAACTTCAATGGTACCACGGAAAAGGAGCTGAGCTTAATCGTTGGTGATTATGTTGTTGTTCGTCAG ATTGCTCCGAACGGTTGGGCAGAGGGCGAATGCAGAGGGAAGGCAGGGTGGTTTCCGGCCGGCTATGTCGAGAGGCGGGAGAATATCCCGCCAAATAAAGTCTTTCCGCAAGCATAA